In Egibacteraceae bacterium, the genomic stretch CCGGGGATCTCGCAAGTTTGGAACGCGGCGCGCCAGCCGTCGGATATCTCTCGGTTGCGGCCACCCCGGAACCGTGTGGTGACGCCGGTTGTCTGCGGGCGACAGCGTAGATCATGCCGCGCCGCATTCGGTCCGGCTGGCCATCCGGCCCAGAGAAAGGCCACCCGCCTACCAAGCAGGCCCGCCGAACCGGGCCTGATCCGGCCAGTGGAAGCGGCCGTAACCATGATGTGACCCAATCGGAATCGGATGCCACGGTGGCGGACTGTTGGCTTATGGATTCGACTCGGGAAATTTATGACCGGTTGCGGCCGCCGGACCCCACGCCGGACGAAGAGATGTGTGACTGCCCGGACGGCGCGCCGGTCAAGCTGGTGGGCGGAGCCTTGTTCTACAACCCGATCTTTTGTCTGGAATGGAACGGCGAGGTGCCGCCCGAGCGACTGGAGCTTGATGCCCGTTTGGCCGATGACCTGGCCTCGTGGCTGGCCACCTACCGCGCGATCGACTCGCTGGAGCTGGCGTCCGGCGAGTACGAAATGTGGGCGCGTCAACAGCTGATGGACCTGGATAGCCCCCCCAACCGAGAGGGCCTTGTGCTCAATGGTCGGCTGAACGGGTCGGTGCGCAGCTACTTCTGGCTGTGGCAGCCACAAAGTGAGGACGACTGGCGCCCGCCGGGGCGGGTGCCCGTTGTGCAACGGCGAGCTCACGCTGCACGCCACCGGCCTGTTCCCCCAGCTGCTATGCGAAGCCGACAGCATCGTCACCGTCGCAGGGTAAGTCGTCACAGCACGGAACCCCGAGCCGACACGGCCACACCGGTGGGGTTCTGCGAGCGGCAGAGCCCACCGTCCGCCTCTCCAACCGTCGTCTTCGTATAGCCGCCGGTAGCCAGCATCGAGGGCTCAGGCGGCTTCCGTGGCCCTCGTTGGCATGTGTCCATGGTGTGCGATGAAGGAGCCCATGAAAGCCGTCCACGCGCCGGCGGAGACGACGCCCCAACGGCTGGCGAGCCGATCTGGGCCAGCGAGTCCGACCGAGCTCGCGGGCACGCCGACTGTTGCTGGGACATGGGTTCACTCCTCGGATCCGTTGGGCGGGGGCGCGTCACGATGCTTGACCGGGGAGTGGTGTCGCAGGGATCATGTTGGTGGGCGCGATCCGACGCCCAGCTCGCCAGCCTTGGACCCGGCGTGGGGTGACGAGCGAAGGGGGGCGTACTCCCGGATCACCACATCGATCCTCGGTCATGCCGAGCCGTCGCCGGGGGCGGCTCGTAGCGTGACCAGGGAAGAGGATTCGATGCCCAGGGATAAGGATTTCAAGCGGCTCGTGCGCGAGCGCATGGCGATGACGGGTGAGCTCTACACGACTGCTCGCGCGCGCCTGGGTGGCGAGCCCGCTGCCATCGACCCTGCGGGGCCGGCTAGGCCACATGTGCGATCAACCGCGCCGCCGTCGCGGCGACGTCAGGCACACGAGGCGGTGCCGCGGCACGAACGAGCCGTCGCGGAGTTGGAACGCGCCCGCGGCCGGCGGCATCCCGGCACGATTGCGGCGCGTCGTTCCCTGTCGGGTGCGTACTGGGTGGTTGGCCGCGTGGAGGACGCCTTGCGCGAGCTCGAGGGGGCCGTCGTCGACCTCGATGCGGTGCACGGCGGTGACCACCCCGACACGCTGGGCGCCCGCCGCGAGCTCGCGGGGTGCTACGAGGAGGTGGGCCGAGGCGACGAGGCGATGGCGCTGATCGAACAGGTCGTGGAGGGTCGTGACCGTGTCCTTGGCCTGGGACACCGCGAGGCGCTGGAAGCTCGCGATCAGCTCGCCAGGTACTACGCGGACCGTGGCCGGCTAGCCGAGGTGGTCGCGTTGCATGAGCGCGCCCTGGCCGACCTTTCCGACCGTCACGGCAGCGATCATCCCGACACGGTGCAGGCACGCGTCGCACTGGCGACGTGGCATGACCGCGCCGGTCGTCCTACCGAGGCGTTGCGGCTGATCGAGCAGGTCGCCGAGGTGCGACATCGTGTGCTGGGCCGCGATCATCCCGACACCCTCAGGGCCCGCTACGCCCTGGCTCGCTGGTACTGGCGGGCCGGCCGCCACGACCAGTCCATCACCGGGTTGGAGAAACTCGTCGCAGACAACGACCGCGTGCTGGGCCCGGCCGATTGGGAGACGCTTCGGGCGCGGGAGGCGCTGGCCAGGTTTTACCAGGAGGCCGGCCGTATCGAGGAGGCGCTCGGGCAATGGTGGCAGGGGATCGCTGACCGTGAACGCCACGTGGGCGCCGACCACGAAGACACGCTCAACGCCCGCAACCATCTGGCGATCGCGCTGTTTCACCGCGTCGGCAGGAAGCAGGAGGCGATCGTCGTGCTGGAGCAGGTGCTCGCCGACGCTGAACGGGCCCTGGGCACAGGCGACCCTGCCGCCCGCACCGTCCGCCGCAACCTCGCCGGCTTCTACGCCGAAGTGCAGCGGTTGGACGAGGCGATCGCCCTGTCCGATGAAGAGCTCAGGACCTGTCAACGCACCCTGGGCGAGGACCACCCGGACACCCGCAAGGCCCGGAGCACGCTCGGTTCCCTCCACCGCGCAGCGGGTCGCGTCGAGGGCACGACCGAGTCGAAACAGCACCAGTCCCCAGGCGAGGAATCCCACGACTGATCCCTGCCCTCCCGGCGATGACCCGCTCACCGGGGCCTGTGGGCTCAATCGCGCGCAAGTGCGGGCGCCGAGGCGGCGCGCACGCGTCCAGGCCGACCAGCGATCCGGCGGGCAGGGACCGGGCCAGCACCCATCCCCCAACGTCGGCGCGCCGCTGACCGCGCCAGCAGCGTGGCCTCTGCCGAGAGCGGGCGCGGGCAGGAAGATCGGAAAAACACGGGACGCTCAAGGGCAGTGCCAGGCGACGTCGGCCGGTTGACGGGCCCGACCCCCCGGGTGTGAGCCCGTAGGCGAAGGGCGCAAGGTGGCCGGCATCAGCACCGGGTATCCGCCTTCGGTCCTCCGATTCAACGGCGACCGCAACGTTCGTATAGCCGCCGAACTACGACTATGGTCGCCAGGGCGCCAGGCCTTTGACCGCCCCAGGCTTCGCCGACAGCCGACCCACCGTGGAGCCGGGGGATATCGGAACGCCAGGCTCGTGTCGGCCCGATGCATGCGCGGCTCCCCCATCGTGAGGCGCCAAACGAGCCGACGCGATGCTAGTCACCGCGTATCGCCAGTCACGACGCCATGCAAGACCACGGCAGTCTCACCCGGCGAACGGCGTCTTCGGCGCGTGTCTTCACGCCCGATCGGGATGCGCTCGACTCGGGCAACCTGCCATGTCGGGTCGTCATCCGCGAGGCGGCGTCAGGTACGTCCACGAGCACGCCCTGGGAACCTCGTCAGTACGTAAGGTCTCCATAACGCTGGATATGCCCGGTGATGTATTCCATGACCGCTTGTGAACCCGGGCAGGTCTGGTCATACATGACAGCCTCATCGCGGGTGGTCGTCATGTACATGCGGTCGTTCTTGACCGCGACGCCCTCGTTGAGCACCCAGATGAGGTCAGGCCCGTACGCCATGAAGTCGTGGTTCCACCAGTCGGCGTTCTCGCAGATATTCTTGAAGACCGTGGCCCACGCGGGCGCTCGGATTGCCACTATGAATGCGTACGGCGCGACAGGAGGCACCGGCACGCGTTCGTTGCCCTGCCCTCCACGCATCATCCCCGTACCACCCGGACGCACCTGCTTCTTGATCGCGGCAGCCTTCTTGAGCGCAACCTTGAGTTCATCCCCTGCGAGGCTGCTCTTCACTTCAGCCGCAGCGATAACGGCCTCTGGGCCGGCATGAATTTGGTCGCCTATCCGCCTGACGCCAAACTTGCTGTCGATGAAGATCGCGTCGACCTGGCCGGTTGTTGTGCCAACACCCGAGACGATTTCGCCGGCCGCCACCGTCACCCTGCCTGGCAACCCGATCCTCGGTGCCGCTTCGCGGATAAAGAACTCCCGGGCGTTACCGATGGTCGTTGAGCCGGAGAAGAGTCCAGACTCTTGGGCGTTCGCCAGCAGCGAACGCTCAAGCGCCCAAAAGGACTCTCTAACAGAATCTGTCATCTCAGCTGCTCCGATCCCCTGCGAGAATGTTACGTCGAAATCGTACCGTGTTACGGCCCCTGTCCCTCCCCCCACGGGGCTAGTCAACCGGTACCTTTGATAGCAGCTGATCCCCAGACCTTCGCTCGAAGGGTGCAACCTTTGGGATCCGCCGTACTCGTAAGCCTTGGGATGAGGGTGGGCGAGGGCTTGCCTGGTGCGGGCTCCGGTGCGGGTGGTTGACGGGCGTTGAAGCAAGGTGGAACATGGGCACCGGCGCGGTCCGACGCCCAGCTCGGCAGCCCCCATCCCGGCGGTGGGCGTCGAGTGCAGGGGGACGCAGGCATCCCCGGACCAGCATCGGAAACCTCGTAGGTCATGGCGTGTCCGGCCGGGGGCGGCGCGCGTGGCCGGGAAGAGGATCTGATGCCCAAGGACAAGAACTTCAAGCGTCGTGTGCGTGCCCGCATGACCGACACCGGCGAGCGCTACACGGACGCCCGGTCCCAGCTGCGGCCCGACGCCGCCGGCCAGCCCACGCCCGATGAGCCGCCAGCGATCGACGGCGTCGTGCCCACGGGTCTGGAGGAGCTGCAAAAGTGGCGCCGCATGCGTCCGTGGCCTGTGGCGGGCGTCGGCTCACCGGAGGCCTTCGGCCACCGCTGGGAGCTGACCGTGGACGCCGGGGGCCGTCTGGCGGTCCTGGAGCCGCCGGCCCTGGACGTCGGCGCGGTCGCCGCGCTCGGACGGGCGGCCGGCGGCGTGGGCACCATCGCGTTCGGCCTGCACATGGACCTGCCGGCCCCCGAAGGCTGCGAGCCCGGCGACGCCCCACCCTTCGGCCCGGACTTCCACGAGCCACTGCGCCGCGTCCACGACGAACTCCTTCGGCACCTCGACCTGCCCGGAACAGGACCGGGATTCATGATGATCGGACCGGCCCGCCGCAACGGCGGCCACATGGTCGTCCCCGCACACACCGGGACTACCCTGCTCGTCGGTACCGCCGCGGGCGGCGGCACGGTCGCCGTGCCGGGGACCCGCTTCGGCACCAACCTCGATGCGGCTCGGGACGCCGCCACCCTCGGGCGCTTGGATCCCTCGACGTGGCCCCAGCTGCCCGACGAGCCGTGGGCCTGCTACGGGGTCGTGCTGCAGATCGAACGCGACTTCCCGGTGCAGCGGATGCCGACCCATCCGCCGGCGGGCTACATCGGACCGTGGCATGTCCAGCCCGCGATCGGCGAGCTCTGGGACGAGGCCGGGCGGCTGCTGCAGTCGGCCGCCGCCCAAGTGGGCCTGCCTGCCTGGCCGCTGCACGAGGCCTCGCTCACGGACGCCACGTCAGGCTGGCCGGGCAGCAAGTACAGCTGGCAATCCTGAGTAGGCCACGTTCCACCGGCGCCGTGAGCGGGCCGGCGCTAGTGCTCGAGGCGCCCGTTGACACCTGGATGAGTTCGAATCGGACCCTTGTCATCTCGCACGGGCGCATCTCGTCCAACCCATGCCGGACTGAGCCCGAAGTTGGTCCTGGGTCCTGTGACGCTCCGCTGCCGTCGACGGCTGCGCGGTGCCGGCTACGAACCTTCCCGTAGCCCCGGTGACTCCCGCCATTCGGGTGGCCATCGGAGCCCTCGGGGAGCCGCCGATCCCGCAGGCCGGCGGTTAGGTTGGAGGTCCTATTTCAGGCTCGACTGGTGGTATTTCAGCAGCGAGGGCAAGACGTCGAGGCTGGGGGTCCGTGTTACGCCTGGCGGAAGGGCTGCGGACGTGTGGAGGCCACGGCGATCCAGCAGGACGGCATTGATGCCGGCTACCTGAGCGGCGGCTGCGTCTTGGTGCAGGCTGTCCCCGACGAGCCAGGCGCTGGCGGCCGGCACGCCGAGTTCGTCCAAGCCGAGTTGGAAGGCCGCGGCTTGGGGTTTCTCGAGGCTGTGGACCAGCAGTGGGACCGCAATGTCGATGAGGGAGCTCAAGCCGCGATGGTCCAGGACTGCCCATAGATCGATGTCGGTGTTGGATAGCACGCCGAGGCGGACCCCTTGGCGGTGAATTTGTGCGAGGGGTTCGGCGACGTCGGGGTAGGCCTGGTAGGAGGAGGGCGCGCGGTAGTGGGCGGACATCACCGCGGCTAAAGCGGCGCCATCGCCGTTCACGCCGAGGCAGTCAAGCAGGAGGGTGCACACCCCGGTCCACACGTCGCGTTCTGGCGGCCAACGTCCCTGACGGCGCAGGCCGCCGACGCGGGCCTCCAGATCATGCAGCCCTTGCGAGCAGGCAGCCTCGGTCAGTTCGAGCTCAGCAGCCAGCCGCGCGGCTGTGGAGGGGCGCAACTGCACGAGTGTGTCGTGGAAGTCGAACAAAACCCCTTGCTCGTACATCTCGCCGTGTCCCCCAGCCGTTTCATCACACCGACTAGACCACTGGCGGCTCGATCACCTTGCACGCCGTCTCGACGCCCCTACTCCGGCCATGACCAGCAGCAACCCTGCGACGGAGAGCGCCAATCCTGCTCCCTGAAACTGCGGCAGGAGGGTGCTCGCCTGGGTCTCGTTGGCATGGCCGCTGAGGCGCACCTTGTTGGTGTAGATGTCCTCCGACTGGAACTCTGGACCGGAGTTCCGGGTGTCCTGCCAGGCAAGGTAGACCGAGTCGTCGTTGGACGTGATTCCGATATTGAAAGAACTGCTGACCCGGTTAGACCAAATACCCACTGAACGGTCGATGGCCCGGTCGCTGACGGGGTGGCTTGGTGAAAACGTTACGCCCTGATCGTCGGACCACGCGTAGTACAGGTGGGCAAGGCCATCCTCGCCGCCTTGTCCAGTGGTGTCCACCGGCGGTGTGGGGCTGTTGCGGAAGTCGTACCAGACGACGTCGATGCGGCCGTTGGGGGCGATCGCGATACCGGGGTCGTGCTGGTTTGCGTCCGTATCGTCATCGTTGATTATCAACCGGTCCGACCACGTCTCCCCTCCATCCCGGCTCGAACGAAACAAAATATCGTGGCGTGCGTCCTCGAAGTCTGGCTCGGCATTCCGCTCTTCTTGATTGCCGTACCAGATCATGTAGACCGCATCACTTGTCGGATCAGCAGCGAGTATGGGCGGACGTGACGCGCTCTGGTTCCCTGCGTCGATGGGCTCGGCCTC encodes the following:
- a CDS encoding sialidase family protein — protein: MIVEGEVRHSQTCNVHISTDDGRSWQEGGELMPEEFTDCTLTAEYGPYATLQFAEDGTLYVAFVASELPSEPQERTESHRHVFLARSTNAGRTFDHTVVFRADTDDPNLDTNKGPMLAVDPSDSSRVYVGWRQGLHQDDSGKVRSNVAASDDGGETFAEPVDISGVEGGDYPGLAVGSDGTLHAVYWTRTFGAGEDERPVRPIQYARSDDFGETFTEAEPIDAGNQSASRPPILAADPTSDAVYMIWYGNQEERNAEPDFEDARHDILFRSSRDGGETWSDRLIINDDDTDANQHDPGIAIAPNGRIDVVWYDFRNSPTPPVDTTGQGGEDGLAHLYYAWSDDQGVTFSPSHPVSDRAIDRSVGIWSNRVSSSFNIGITSNDDSVYLAWQDTRNSGPEFQSEDIYTNKVRLSGHANETQASTLLPQFQGAGLALSVAGLLLVMAGVGASRRRAR
- a CDS encoding HAD family hydrolase, with amino-acid sequence MYEQGVLFDFHDTLVQLRPSTAARLAAELELTEAACSQGLHDLEARVGGLRRQGRWPPERDVWTGVCTLLLDCLGVNGDGAALAAVMSAHYRAPSSYQAYPDVAEPLAQIHRQGVRLGVLSNTDIDLWAVLDHRGLSSLIDIAVPLLVHSLEKPQAAAFQLGLDELGVPAASAWLVGDSLHQDAAAAQVAGINAVLLDRRGLHTSAALPPGVTRTPSLDVLPSLLKYHQSSLK
- a CDS encoding DUF6602 domain-containing protein, with translation MTDSVRESFWALERSLLANAQESGLFSGSTTIGNAREFFIREAAPRIGLPGRVTVAAGEIVSGVGTTTGQVDAIFIDSKFGVRRIGDQIHAGPEAVIAAAEVKSSLAGDELKVALKKAAAIKKQVRPGGTGMMRGGQGNERVPVPPVAPYAFIVAIRAPAWATVFKNICENADWWNHDFMAYGPDLIWVLNEGVAVKNDRMYMTTTRDEAVMYDQTCPGSQAVMEYITGHIQRYGDLTY
- a CDS encoding tetratricopeptide repeat protein; its protein translation is MPRDKDFKRLVRERMAMTGELYTTARARLGGEPAAIDPAGPARPHVRSTAPPSRRRQAHEAVPRHERAVAELERARGRRHPGTIAARRSLSGAYWVVGRVEDALRELEGAVVDLDAVHGGDHPDTLGARRELAGCYEEVGRGDEAMALIEQVVEGRDRVLGLGHREALEARDQLARYYADRGRLAEVVALHERALADLSDRHGSDHPDTVQARVALATWHDRAGRPTEALRLIEQVAEVRHRVLGRDHPDTLRARYALARWYWRAGRHDQSITGLEKLVADNDRVLGPADWETLRAREALARFYQEAGRIEEALGQWWQGIADRERHVGADHEDTLNARNHLAIALFHRVGRKQEAIVVLEQVLADAERALGTGDPAARTVRRNLAGFYAEVQRLDEAIALSDEELRTCQRTLGEDHPDTRKARSTLGSLHRAAGRVEGTTESKQHQSPGEESHD